The Tenrec ecaudatus isolate mTenEca1 chromosome 12, mTenEca1.hap1, whole genome shotgun sequence genomic interval CCCACGAGGCTCCCCAGTCCAGCGGGATCGATGCCAGTGTGGCGGAGGTCTAGCGAGAAGTCACGGCCAGCTGCCTCCAAGGCCCTGCCCAGCACGTGGGCATCGGGAGGAGTGAGCCGTGTGCCCAGGAAGGAGAGGTGGGCCGGAAGGCCCTGCAGCACCTGCTGCCAGAGCTCAGCGTCACTAGCCTCGTGGAGACAATGCAGTAGCTCCAGCAGCCTGCTGGCCCGCAGAGACCCTGGCTGCAGCCGCCGCAGGTAGCGTGAGAGCACCTTGCGCTTCTTGTCTGATGGAGCGGCTGCTGCtggccctgccagggcacccaggCCGCTGGCTGCCGGCTGGAAGAGCAGGCCAGCCAGGAAGCGGGGCACGCCCTCCAGCCAGTTGTCATAGGGCCGCTTCTTGCGCGGGGTCAACGCCAAATACTGTGGCAGCTCCTTGTCCTTGATGTCGCTGCTCAGCGCCagccacagggcacccaggaagcAATGCAGCGGGAAGCTGGAGAAGGCCAGCTCCGGCCCCTCGGTCCCCGGGCAGGTTCGCAGCAGGCCGCTGGCCAGGGCCCAGGCCTCAGCCTCTGCCGACGGGAGCTGGGCCTTGTCCAGGGTGCTGCGGTGCCTACGGCCCAGCTCCCAGGCCAACTGGGACAGTGCCATGAGGGCGCCCGGGGGGCTGTCACGGGCAGCTGTGCCCagcaggcccacaaagaggcccgtGAGCGTGGAGGGCAGCTGGGTCTCCGGGTCCTGCCCCACCTGGGCCTGGCAGAGCTGGCTCACGGCGTGGCACAGTGCGGGGCTATGGCAGTGGCTGAGCAGGAAGGGCTGGCGGCGCAGCAAGGCCAGGGCTCTTTCGCAGTGCTCAGCCGAGCGCGCAAAGTGGCACTTGACGCAGGCCTCGGACTGCCCCTCCGAGAAGCCGGACAGCTCAAACAGCCGGTCGGCTTTGGCCAGGCCCTGGGCCAGGCGGCCCCGCGGCCGGGCGGTCAATAGCACCgtacagccctggagcagcctGCGCTGGCAGAGGCTGGCCAGCAGCCCCCGCAGGGAGCAGGGCTCGGGGGGCGGGGGACCACACCCTGTGTGCAGCAGGCCATCTTGGGCATCTAGCTCCTCGAAGCCATCCAAGATGAGCAGGAGGCGGTTGGGCCACCTCAAGATGTGACGGAGGACCTCGCCGTCAGCAGGGGGCGGCTGTGGGCCCACGGAGAAAAGCAGGTCCTGCAGGCGGTACATGTCCCCCGGGCGGTCCAGGCGGTGGCGAGGCACGTAGAAGACCAAATCGTACTGCGGCAGCTGACCACAGGCCCAGGCCCGGCATGCGGCCTGGGCCCAGCAAGTCTTGCCCTGGCCTGCCTTGCCCAGCACGGCAGTCACTTGCGTCTCACTCCGCGGCCGTTGAAGGGTGCCGGTGGCCGACAGCACCTCTGCCAGACCCTCACGGACCAGTCGCCGGGCTGTCCAGTCTTGGGTGGccagctccctctcttggcccttGCTGCTGTTCCTCTCCAGCCGCGCCCACACTAGCTCCACCTCCACCAGGGTGCCATCCGGGTCTGTGGGCTCCGCCAGGTACTGGTCCCTCAGCGAGCGACAGTACTTCTCCACTGCCTCTGCAGAGGACAAGAGGACAGTACTGCGTAAGAGGACGGCCACCAGGACCGCCCTGCCCTGGCACCTGCTGCTTCTCCACGCCCTCTGCAGCCCTCCTCCCTGTCACATGCTGACAGTCTCATGCAGTCATGCCCACGTCCACTCTGTCACCTTTCCCCACCGCCGCCCCCGTGTCTGCAGCACTGGTGGTGCGGTGGGGAAACATTGGCGAGCTAACGGAACGTCAGCAGTCGGAACCCATCAGCCTCGCTGCTGGAGAGACGAAGCCACCTGCTGCTGCGGAGACTGACCGGCTCAGAAACCGCACGGGGCAGCTCTGCCTTGCCCTGTAAAGTCACTCCAGATCGAAATCAATTTCATGGCCATGGCTGGGTTCCATATTGGGGGATCACCCTGTTGCTAAGCACTCAGTTGACAAGTGTACGGCGGGCGTTCGAAcccgccaactgctctgtggaaggACCAGGCTATCTAtgtctgtaaagagtcacagccttggaaacccgatggggccgttctgctctgtcccacggggTTGCTCCGAGTCACACTTGGCTCAAAGACAGTGGAGTTTGTCCTTCCTTGTGgatctctccactccccactcccccctttagTTGCTCAGTAACAGTAATGTCATCTCATGCAACCTCCACACCTCACAATACACCTCTGAGTCTTCAGCTGCGAAGTCGGAGAGGAATAATACTATCTTCACCCTGTTGTTTGTCGGTCCATTATGTAATATAGCAAAAGTGCTCAGGAATCCCTGGGCATTGCAAAGGGCGAATGTTCCGCTACttcctgaaaggttggaggtgcaAGTCTACacggaggtaccttggaagaaaggcctgacaattttGGCCCAGAATAAACATCAGCCATTGACATGGCACAGTTGTACCCCGATACACACGAAGTCGCCaccagtcagaatcaacccaatagcAACTCTTTGCTTCGGGGCTCGGTGGTTCCAGAGcctctggtggcacagagggttaagCGCTCAACTCACGAGGAAGCCAAAAGTTTGAACCCGCCTGGAAGCCTGGCAATTTGCTTCGGATAAGTCTCCACCTTGAAAACTATGGACTAGGCTCTACTCCACCCACACACGGGGTTGGCATGAACTGGAGTCTACTTCATAGcaacgaacaacaacaacaaacgccgTACCAGGCACAGAGCACGCATCCAGTGCTGCAGTCATCTCTTATTcactcctccacccccactctcCATTgctcccaccaccccccccccgcctccttcTCGCAGCCCCCCCTCTGCCCTCACTCAGGGTCTCAGATGCCAGCACCTAGCCTGCGCTTGTTGGGGAAGAGGTCCTCAACGACTGGTCCCGAAACGACGGATGGGTTGTGTGATAGAAACCTTTACAACAGCAACAAGAGTAGCTGCTGAAGCAGATGGTGTACCACCCCATCTTAGGGGATTTCGTTTTTTAGTTTGGAAGTtcagggtcatggtttcatgggacatcccagGTCGTTGGCCTAATAACAGGTCGAGGGCCTCTGTTCTACACCCTAGCTCAAAGTACAGCGCCTCGGGCCTTAACAAGCTTGCAAGAGACACTACCATTCGTCTCTCTTCACCTGGAGCAACGAGGAAGGGCGGCCAGGATGGGGAGAAGGGAATGCAATGCATGGCCAGCGCCCCACTCCCAGCAGCCGCTGTCCTGTGCCATGAGGCCAGAAGGCCGGACGGTGCCCGGTCACCACTACTGAGCATTTGACAGAAGCTTCTCTGACAGAATCCTGATAAAAAGGGGGAAAGTACAGAAGAGAATGTCAAGTTCCCATGAACTTCAGGCTCCCTGGAGTCATGATGGTTAGATGAACTCTCGAAAGTTTTGCCCTACAataaactttaaaccaaaaatatcccctaaaGTCTTCTTAAAATTAAATAAGTTTCCATTTATCtagtaaagaatgtctgcttTGAGCACTCTGCTCTTTTAAGAATTATCTATATGGGATCGAATGACCAAAAACAAACTTAATTGATGTTGCCGGGGATTTATGTTGACAAGGGAGCGACAACTCAGAAAAACGGTGTGAGCATGGTTACATCATTCAACGAAATCCAATGTCATTCAGTACACGTGGGAACTGTTACATTGGCGCATATGCCCTGAAGAGAAAGTACTCTTCTCTCCAcattctttgtaactcccaccaaatgactgtacGGGagcatgcaaatagggtgtgtggGACTCAGATGAGGGGATTGGCCAGTGTTGCCTTCTTCTGGAATAAagggagccatctcagaagcaggggaGAGAATCCCACAGCCTTCAggaaagaagaaccaggagcagagcagagcagagctgagGTTCTTGCGAGAAGAGTTAGCGACTGCAAAGGCCGTGAGACAGCCAGAGCTTCCCGGCCTGTGGGAAGAGTCAGACGGAGTGACTTCAGGGCAGtaggcttgcagagtggggtgtccTTTGGGCATTTTCCAGCACTaacagagctttgtaacacttgcccaagaaaggcagaggccaaggggacCACATTTCCGAGAGGTCTAGGATCAGAGAGAACCACACATGCCAGCATGACAGAGAAGAGGTGCCATAGGCAAAAGAAATGTAGCCTTAGTATTTCTGATCCCGATTTGTAACCTGGCAACAGCCCTCATAAACCCTTATAATGGTGAGTCTTGCCAGTGAGGTCTGGTGGCCCTTGCAATGGGCTGTCGAACTCAGCAGAGAGTAGACTTCAGTGAGAGGGACAGTTGGTATCAGATTAGGCGCTGAGGGTTGGAGAGTGGAGGCCTGTCTAACTTCTGCTCAGAGGGACCACCCTTGGGCAGACTGGAGTTATAGTCTCCTTCCCCCTGTGCAGCCAGAGGAGGCCAGATGTGGCCCCTGCACCATTTCTGCAGTATGTTTTACTGTATAATAATGAACAGCAAAATAAATACTTgtgtgaaaaaattttaaataactaGAAATAGGAACAATAAAAACatgataaaacaaaaaacaagtgaTAGAATCAATGGTCCAGCAGTGTAGTAAACAGATGAGTCGGTGAGTGAATGGAGGGGTGAGCCAACAAAGAAGGGCTGGAGTGAAGAGTGGGTGAAAGCTAGACTGGGCTTTGACTCGAGCTGGGGGGTCACGCCAGCACTCACCAGGCCATTTGGGGGTCTTGCTGGAGAACTGGAgatcagctgggctttgggttgtGGACAGTCCATCCTCTAGACACGAAAAAACTTGTATCAGAGTCCCAGTCAGGGCACCCCAGGACCCCCTCTGTCTGAGCATCGGGAACCAGCCCGACCAAGGAGGACCCGGGGAGCTGAGCCCCTCAAGATGGAGGTTACAGGATGGCAGCATTAGGTGGATCTGGCTCAGGGGTGTCTCTCTATGGCcagcttccttttaaaaaaacaacagtaaAGTCACCGTAATACATGCACATGTGTATGTCTATAAAGACACACATAAGGGGGGCTCCGAAAACTCGTGGGGAAACACGTCAAtgattcaattccatttttccattaactttttgaagttcaTGTTATCAACTGATGCACAGAACTTCCCGTGTGTTctgcatatatgcatatgtatataggcgtagctgtgtgcatatgtgtgtatctATCATAAAATTTGCAATGCTGACCATTTTCAGTTTGCCCGCATCAGTGGCGTTAACTACATTCACAAGCTGTGCAACCACCTCCGTTCCCAGATGTCTCTCATTACCCCAAAGAGAACCGCAGTGCCCTTCAACACTGACGCCCTTTCTCCGCTCCCCGTCCCTGGTCATCACCACTACACCTGGCTCTCCGTGCGGCTCCCTGTTCCAGACAGTCCACGTAAGTGGAACCACTCTCTCTGTCCTTTTGTCTCTGGCGTATTCTACCCGGCAGAATGTTTGCAAGGCTCATCCAAGCCCCGAGGTATCAGGACATCATTTATCTGGGTGGTAGGACAACCAGAGACCTCTTTTCGTTCCTACATTATCTGTTGATGGgcacttgggttgtttccatctgcACTTTTAAAGACTGTACTCATGTTTTTAAAATGGCAATACCTAGATTTCCAGATTATCCTGATACATTGGACCTGACCACTCGGGTCTGCCTTCTTGCAGGCCACCAAGCAGCAGAGGCTGGTGATTCTCCCGGGGGGGAAAAGTGGGGGGGGGCACAGAGTCTTCCAATCTCCTCCAGGTCCCCTGGAGACTCCCCTTGCCTTGTTTTACCTACGTACCAGGGGTTTGAATTGGTTCAGCCTGGCTCAGTCATGGCTGGCAAAATTAAGCGGGAATGGacccacatttttaaaatgtggacGAATCATCACAGGTTAAGCCCTGCTAGAAATGTAATTATCCTCTTAGAAAACAGGGGCAGCATGAGCATCGCCTAGCAACCAAGCCTCTTGGCCAGATGAGTTGAAAACAAGGCGACCAGCTCAAGGATGGCAGCCAACCATACAACCCCGAGTGTGTCGCTCTCCGTGGTCCCATTTCCAGCATCTTTTCCTGAAGGGGCTCATTACACCTCCCCCAAGCTGCCTGCCCATTCCAGGGACTTGTCATTCTCCCCAGTCTGATTAGTGTTTCTGATCACCCACGTTTTTAAAATGTGGGTCTGTTCCAATCTTGCTGCACTGGCCATGAGTGAACTGGTTAGAAGCCCTGCTCAAAGCGAGCCTTCCCGTGCCTGCAGGCAGTGGTTTGTGGACCTTGGGGCACAATCCTGCTTCCAGCAGCTCCCACAGGCCCCATGGGACTTACCTGTCCTATTTGTACGGCAAGTGAGGGCTGCTTCCGGCATGCTGGGCAGGTCGGTAGCCGATGGGGCAAAGGGGCTGGTGGAGCCGGGTCGGTCTGGGGACTTGGGGAGGCTGCTGACAGGGGGAACTTGGCTGGCCTGGGTCATCTGGCCTacatggggcaggggcaggggcaggagaaaGTATAAGAACAGCCAGCTGTTCATCCAGGAACCCACCTGGGTCATGCCCACCCCAAACCAGGCGGTGGTCAGAGGTGAGAGAAAGCATTTCCAGATGAAGCTAAGGAAGTTCGCCTTGctctcagagctgcagcttccctgtctgtgcaagagacacagtcgCAGGGAGCTTAGGGAGGCTGCTTGCCCGCCACCCCTCCTGCTGTGTGGTCGCCTCCACATCAGGATCCTCTGCTTGCTTCGGCAAATCCAGAGCATGAAGCTGGCATTTGACCGTTACAACTTGGCCCTGGGGTCATGTGGACACCCCCTCCCTGGCAGCCTCATCCTCCCTTCCACCCCTGAGAGTCCAGACCAGCGTTTCCCCACACAAGTCATGAACCTTCCACATGGCAGGGCAGCAGGGACCACAGAATCGAGTTTCACAGACTAGGAATTGAGGGACACTGCGAGGCTCCTGAAGGGTGAGGGGACGGTGTCTACTCTTACTGCTTAACGAGTCTTGATAACTTTGTAACTTAGAGATGGGATGCAATTTCCAGAGGGGAAGAGACAGTTCTTTGGATGCTGAATAGGTTTtagaggagcttccagattaagatggactaggaagaaaggcttggcagtcTATGGCTCGCCTGCTCTGATCTGCAACTGGTCACAGGGAGGGAAGAGGACCATGTAtgaggtcatcatgagtcagcccTGAGCTGATGGCCATCACACAAAAGCCCCTGTACTAAGGGTCCCAACCATCCCTTTAAAAGGATTGCTGGCAGATAATGCTTCTTATAATTAAAGAAATGCAATTCTTTGAGGCATGTTTGCAGCAACACAAGCATCTGACATGGCCAGGCCAGGCAAGCGAAGGCTCAGCACGAAGGGATGACCAGGCTAGCAGACACAGAGGGCTCTCCGGGGTGTGATCCGAGAGAGAAGCTTCGTCGAGAGGTGGGTGAAGGGTCTGGGACATGGAGCTGGGAGTTTTATTTGGCTGTGTAGGTAAGAGAGGAGTCCTGGATCACAcagacaggtcagcagttcaaattcaccaaccaCTGCAtgagagaaaggcgaggctattGACAGCTTCTAAAAGCTGTTTTACCCTGTCTTCTAGGTTCGCCacgagtcaggatcgactcggtggcagtgggctgGGGATGCTGTAAAAGAGGGCAGAGATATCTGTGAAGAGAGTCCTCACCTCTCTGATGCTCATTTTATGTATTTTGATTTTTACAGAAGGAAGGGGGCCACAGGGAAAAGTGGCCAGAAGAGCACAGAGACACCTGCTCCCAGGCCACCACACCATGGGGATTCctccagggcagggagggggtgagaAGACACACCAGGCTCTGAAAAGTGTCCTTGAGGGCTGGGGAACAGCGACCTAGAGCCAGGCCAAGTGCACTCACCTTGGCAGATGAGAAGACCAGAGAGTCCTGCCCCGGCCCCTGGGGTCTGACAGAAACCCTGGGACAGAGCGGTGAGGGCAGGCAGCATCTGGACACATCCATCAGGGAGGTGCAGGCAGCTGAACACGGGCCTGGAGCCAGCCGCTGCACGAGACAGAGGTGGTGAGCCAGAGGCTTCCTCTCACTCTGGATGGTTTGATTCTGCCCCACTCCCCGATCCACCTGCCCccgcaccaccacccccagcaaCCGATGTGCATCTTGCCCAGGGAAGGGTCCCTAGTACCCAGCAGAGCGGTGGGTACACAGTGAATACTTGGTGCTGGCAGGTGAACCCCTGATTGGTAAGGGCTCCCTGTCTTGTGCCTGGCAGGGCTGAGCTGCCAGGACTTGCAGATGTGACCTGCTGAGATGGAGGATCCAGTCAGCTCTGCCTCATcagctacccccacccccaactctcccCCAGGCCCTAACATACCAGGCAGCAGGGCTGTGTCCTCCAGCCTGGTCAGGccaggcactggctcctggctgagGGGAAGGGGTAACTTCTGGCAGGGTAAGGCCGTGGAGTTGACCCCTGGGCTTACCAGGAAGCTGCCTGTCACAGTGAGCCCAGCGGGAGGCTCGGCTATGGAGAAAGGGGGTGAGTGGGAGGCTGGATGAGATCAGGGGGAATGCCTGGAGATGCCTCCCTCCAGGGGGCTCCCCTTGCTGGAGGAAGGGCAACCCCTGCCTCCCCGGCTGTGCTTCCTAGGTTTCCAtggctccctctcccccaccagcCTGAAGATCTtggggggctggggctcccgtctCCCCCATCCGATTGAGGTAGACTTCCTCTCCCCAACAGACAGAGACCTGGGAGAGCAGGGCTCCTGACTCCTCACGGATGAGCAG includes:
- the CIITA gene encoding MHC class II transactivator encodes the protein MELGPLEGGYLELLRSNIDPLQLYHFYDQVDLAGEEAIELCSEPDTDTINCDQFSRLLGEMEEDEESKEAYANIADLDQYVFQDSQLESPSKDIFIEHMGSEDVAGEILEALVETGQKSQKRPFPEDLPVDRKHRKLAEPPAGLTVTGSFLVSPGVNSTALPCQKLPLPLSQEPVPGLTRLEDTALLPAAGSRPVFSCLHLPDGCVQMLPALTALSQGFCQTPGAGAGLSGLLICQGQMTQASQVPPVSSLPKSPDRPGSTSPFAPSATDLPSMPEAALTCRTNRTEDGLSTTQSPADLQFSSKTPKWPEAVEKYCRSLRDQYLAEPTDPDGTLVEVELVWARLERNSSKGQERELATQDWTARRLVREGLAEVLSATGTLQRPRSETQVTAVLGKAGQGKTCWAQAACRAWACGQLPQYDLVFYVPRHRLDRPGDMYRLQDLLFSVGPQPPPADGEVLRHILRWPNRLLLILDGFEELDAQDGLLHTGCGPPPPEPCSLRGLLASLCQRRLLQGCTVLLTARPRGRLAQGLAKADRLFELSGFSEGQSEACVKCHFARSAEHCERALALLRRQPFLLSHCHSPALCHAVSQLCQAQVGQDPETQLPSTLTGLFVGLLGTAARDSPPGALMALSQLAWELGRRHRSTLDKAQLPSAEAEAWALASGLLRTCPGTEGPELAFSSFPLHCFLGALWLALSSDIKDKELPQYLALTPRKKRPYDNWLEGVPRFLAGLLFQPAASGLGALAGPAAAAPSDKKRKVLSRYLRRLQPGSLRASRLLELLHCLHEASDAELWQQVLQGLPAHLSFLGTRLTPPDAHVLGRALEAAGRDFSLDLRHTGIDPAGLGSLVGLSCVSSFRAALSDTVGLWESLQQRGEARLLQVLEEKFTIDPFKAESLKDVEGLANLVRLQRTTSDSEDIASDLPAVRHLKKLEFALGPVSGPQAFPTLVTVLAAFSSLQHLDLDSLSENKIGDKGVAQLSTTFPQLKSLETLNLSQNNITDVGACTLAEALPTLAASLLRLSLYNNYICDSGAKSLAHVLPDMVSLRVLDVQYNKFTAAGAQQLATSLKKCPHVETLAMWTPTIPFGVQEHLQQLDSRISLR